The DNA window GAAAAAAAGCTCAAGAAAAGAAAAGTGGTGGAATTAACAGATGATGGCATGGGTTGTTGGTAGATCCCTTTCCATCTGTAAAATGTTTTTCCAACAAAACTTCCAAACAAATTTTAAGGCTGCCTATAGCTCTAGTTTACTGTTAGTAGTCTAAAGAATCAAactaaataaaaagttttaaaaagagcaTCGCAAGGCAtcaattttaatcattttaaaattcaagtATTAATCACTGCTCGAGAGACAGGTCTCCCAAGTACTTATAACACCACGTATATACAAAAGTGCCCACAGTAAGATCAACCTGTCAGAGCTTATGCACAAAGCAAGACATAGAGGAACGCCATCTAGATTTCCTTATGTTTGTTATTGTTTTCTACCTGTTGATGATTAACGAGGAtaagttcatttaaaaaaatctgccCATGGTCATGAAGAGTACAGACATAAGCCAAATATTTGGATTAAGAAATAATTCAGGATTACAGGATTAATCCACTTCATCTGGATGGAGTTCAGCTGACCAGAACAGGAAAGGTCCTCACAGCAGTTCTCTTGAGAGTTTGTTTCTTACTTTAGAGAACAGGCAAGGCTTGTAAAATATTTACACATCGGGGTGTCACCTgattaacaaggaaaaaaaagaaccacTGCTTTGTGGGTGTGTAAAATATCAActaacatttatttttgtttcagatCTTAAAACCGATGTTGTACTGAGAGATGTGCTAGAGGAGGATGTGGTTTGAAAAGACAGATATTAATAGAAAATACCAGAAAACATCTCAAGCTCTGACATGTAGGAGGAAGAGGGAACCTGCCTCTCCTACCTCTTCCCACAGTTCCCAGGTGGGATCTGGTGCCCCAGAAGTGGGCGGCTACCCCCAGGGGGAGGTGTTCCTGTGTACATGCTCTGTGGCCTGTGGAGGGCGGGGCTGCCACGTGACAGCCAGGGCCCACTCACAAATCACACACTTGTCCTAGTTCTTCTCATACAACCGCCCATAAAGAGCTGCCGTCACCAGACCAGAGGACAGTCCACGCTTCCTCAGGAAATAGTGGTCATTCTCCCAGCCAAGCTGGTCAGGGGATTCCAGGGTCATCCCTGAGGTCAGAAACAGAGGAAAGATATAGGAAGTGCTGAAGTTGCCCCACAGGTGAAACTCGAATATCCCCGTGGCCTCTGTGATCTCCtgcccacaggtgtggatgtcaaGACCCCCACACTTGACCAGGGCGCACACTTGGATGTAGTAAGTGCCGTGCACAGTGTGGAAGCCATCAAAGACCCCCAGGGCATAGAGCTCTTGGGACAGGGTGGGCCTGTCATACAGCAAATGGCAGCAGAGGCTGTTGGagcagacttggagatagccttCCTTTCCCCAGACGGGGACCAGGGTGAAGTTGTCATACATCATCTCAGAGTGAAAGGTGGGAGGAGCATCCATGTTCCACTTGGCAGCTTCGCAGTGGACTTCCTGAGCGTCCTTCTCACAGTATGGCTCACctgatacaatttttaaaaacctacTGTGGGACGGGTCTGTTTTACCTGTTGTGTTCTCCGTACCAGCAAGACCCAGTGGATTTTTGGCTACCTGGGCAATGATAAGGTGACCTTTAGGGCTTTCCATGTCATGGTACCAGAAGGACTTCAGAGGGGTGTGTATGCCACTCCCTGTCATCCCCAGAGATGGGTGGTGGATGTTGGCCGCCAGGACATTGACACCAAAGGCAGTGGCAAAGGCTTTCTGAATCTCGATGGCTGCCAGGAGCGGGAGCTGGTTCATCCAGGCACTCGGATACACCACGTGCTTCACCTCGGGGTCTCTCAGCAGTCTGATGGCAGGGTCGAAGAACAGTATGTCAAAGCAGGTGAAGATGCCAAACCTGCCAGCAAAGGGGGTATCGAAAGTGACGCGATCCACTTCAAGAGGGGTATCAAAAGCTGCCTCGAAGTAGAGGTTGTGTTTTCGGTAGCGGTCAACAAGGGTTCCATTATTGCTGAAAATGACATTTGTGTTAAACTGGTATCTCCCATCATTTGGGCACCCTGGGTCATTGCTATGACATGGCTGTTTTGTCCCAAGGTTGGCCACTAAGAACATCTCTCCCTTGGTGGCCATGCAACTCAGGCGCTGGAGGAcctgggggaggggggagaaaaAGGGCATAAATATGTGGATTTTAAATATTCTGCCTTTTGTCtcatatttttaatagaaaaattccTCACTGTATTCACAATAAACAAAGAGCTCTCATaagtcaataagaaaaaaaaatcaccactgAAAACATACAAAGGAGATGAACAggtgattcaggaagaaaaaacaaatgGCCAAGAAATATCTGAAAAGAAGCTGAAccacagggctgggaatgtggctcaagggtagcgggttcgcctggcatgcgtgcggctggcccaggttcgatcctcagcaccacatacaaaaaaagatgttgtgtccgccaaaaactaaaaaataaatattaaaaaattctctctctctttaaaaaaaaaaaaaggaagattttcctttttctaccttaaattaaaaaaaaaaagaagctgaaCCACATGAGttatagggaaatgcaaattaaaaccacaatgagacattATTTTTCACCTTCATTAGATTGTCAAAAATTCTAAAGGTTATTCTATCTTGCACTGACCAAAAAGTGAGAAAATAGGCCTTAATGACTATTATTGGAgatagaaagtgaaataaaaatctcTTGAGGAAGAAGTTTGTTACTCTTTAAAATAGTGTAAAATGTGCACAGCCTTTGAGAAATCCCATTTCTAAGAATTTCACCTTACGGAAGCACTTGGAcatgtttctgaaaatatatgTAAAGGATATTCATTGAATTGTTGCTCTTGATATCAAgagttttaagaaaataatgaGCATATACCATGCTAAAAAAGGATGGcaataaatataaaagcataGAAAAGGGTAAAGTTGGATACATAGCAAATGGATATGTTTCTCTAGGAAAGGAAGTAGGATGAGAATGGGCTGTGGTGAAggtgaatttttacttttttttttctttttttaacttctatTTGACATGTTTAAGTTTATATTCATGTATTTCTTGtgtaattaataaattaaatattcatAGAGCAAATGCTTTACAATAgtggattttcttttttcctttgcagTACTAGGTGTTAGGTCAGTAGGTTTCCCTGACCCCCCGCCCCCTTTCTTGGTGGCTGCGGGGTGGGACTTTCCACCTGGCTGACCGAAATGGCCAATCAGAAGTTGACATGGCAACGGACCCCAACCTACACGGTCCTGGCAGGCAGAAGCAATCGCCCTGTCAACCCAACCAGCCCTGACCAACCTGCGACCAACAAGATACCCCTAAACTCGGCGGCCAACCTGCTGTCAGTAGCTGCAGTGTAGATGGCCTGGGCCCTCCCCCTCCAGTTCCCTTATTAGCACTGTTCTTGCCTTTCCCGCCTGCGGCTTCCCCGGCCCTCACCCTTTCGTGGATTGGTGAACCCCTCCCAGGGGCGCCccccaataaaccttcttttggtGCCTCATTCTGGTTCCATGGTTGCTGATCTCGCACGCCCCTTTCTGCTTtacactagggatttaacccagggcgcttgaccaccaagccacaccctcagccctttttatttatttagagatgacTCCTTATGTTGtcagggctggctttgaacttgcagtcctccagcctcagtctcccaagttgctaggattacagacaagtgccaccacacccagctctagaCAGTCTTTAACTGAATGTATAGCACATGGAGTTTGGGTTTGGTTTTTGGGGTCCTTGGGTCTCCTTTATatctcagcatgctgtggctttcAGGCACTCACTTGGTTCACCTTGGCATGCCCTCTGTTATGGGtcaggctatatgggcaatgaccaaacagactccattttacctgGAGACTCCATATCacctaagaaatgcttctcctatGGGAAAGCTCTGCCTCTGTATCCATTAATAGTTACCTAACATAgcatacttggcaacacaaaatagcaatttttatacaatgtaaaattgttctctttggtttccatttttcttgggcaatgtaccttgtcagagattgattgtctagactttagtaaccattctctaacttgttttgaactagggtcattttgacccacttcccttctgcttgcttgctgctatgccaacctggaaagtcctgTGGGAAAAACCAATGTGCCCATGGCATTGTCTTGCTAACTGCCCAATTCAGCTTCTGTACCTGCTTGCTTGCAGTTACATCTACCCAGATGTgttttttgcctttaaatatcctaaaatgctcaggctCAGGGCTGTTCCCTGCAGAGATAGTTATGGGTCTTGTGGGAAGCAGTCGCTGGCTGGCCagctaaataaagactcttcaatttggacaaaattgggacttggtgtgttttctgagcaACCTGCCCCACAACACCCTTGGCCTGCTGAAGAGGAAGACTAAGGCCCTAAAATACCTCTGTGTCATTGAAACGGTGGGGCTCCAGGCACGGGTTCCATTTGACCAGCTGGGGAGATGGCATGAAGTCCAAAAATGGGTAAATGGATGTTCTTGTGAAGTTGAAGCCATGGATGCCATCTTCTGGAAACACTATGATCTGCACGCCCTGCAAGTCAGAACAGTACAATGTAGTCTGGTATCAGACGTCGAGAAGCGCCACTTCATTCATTAGCTCACACCCTGGGCAACCACCGAGGCGTTAACTGTACCAGAGCCAGAGATACAGAGCTGGTGGCTGGACTCTCATCAGGGATCCTAGTGTTGGGGATGCTGGCTTGCTTGGTCCAACCCTAAAGGCACAAAGACAAAGTCCTCCAGGAACATGCATCACTTGTACCTGGAGTGTGTCAGGGAAGGAGGGTGAGTAAGCTGCTGAAAGAGCAGGAATTTACCAGGCAGGCTACTAGAAGGGGTGTGGAGTTCTCGGTGGTGAAATTGGAGCTGGAGCTGTTTACAAAGGGCATCAAACATTGGACCATTAACAGATGAGGTGTCTCTCACTCTAGTAGTTCTCAACTTCATTCTGTTCTAAATCAGttgggggttttttttttttt is part of the Callospermophilus lateralis isolate mCalLat2 chromosome 1, mCalLat2.hap1, whole genome shotgun sequence genome and encodes:
- the Btd gene encoding biotinidase isoform X1; the protein is MSGASRKPALFLFICYVTALGVQAGEYCVADHQGSQYYMAAVYEHHSILSPNPLALTTRQQALELMNQNLDIYERQVMTAAQKGVQIIVFPEDGIHGFNFTRTSIYPFLDFMPSPQLVKWNPCLEPHRFNDTEVLQRLSCMATKGEMFLVANLGTKQPCHSNDPGCPNDGRYQFNTNVIFSNNGTLVDRYRKHNLYFEAAFDTPLEVDRVTFDTPFAGRFGIFTCFDILFFDPAIRLLRDPEVKHVVYPSAWMNQLPLLAAIEIQKAFATAFGVNVLAANIHHPSLGMTGSGIHTPLKSFWYHDMESPKGHLIIAQVAKNPLGLAGTENTTGKTDPSHSRFLKIVSGEPYCEKDAQEVHCEAAKWNMDAPPTFHSEMMYDNFTLVPVWGKEGYLQVCSNSLCCHLLYDRPTLSQELYALGVFDGFHTVHGTYYIQVCALVKCGGLDIHTCGQEITEATGIFEFHLWGNFSTSYIFPLFLTSGMTLESPDQLGWENDHYFLRKRGLSSGLVTAALYGRLYEKN
- the Btd gene encoding biotinidase isoform X2, with the protein product MPSPQLVKWNPCLEPHRFNDTEVLQRLSCMATKGEMFLVANLGTKQPCHSNDPGCPNDGRYQFNTNVIFSNNGTLVDRYRKHNLYFEAAFDTPLEVDRVTFDTPFAGRFGIFTCFDILFFDPAIRLLRDPEVKHVVYPSAWMNQLPLLAAIEIQKAFATAFGVNVLAANIHHPSLGMTGSGIHTPLKSFWYHDMESPKGHLIIAQVAKNPLGLAGTENTTGKTDPSHSRFLKIVSGEPYCEKDAQEVHCEAAKWNMDAPPTFHSEMMYDNFTLVPVWGKEGYLQVCSNSLCCHLLYDRPTLSQELYALGVFDGFHTVHGTYYIQVCALVKCGGLDIHTCGQEITEATGIFEFHLWGNFSTSYIFPLFLTSGMTLESPDQLGWENDHYFLRKRGLSSGLVTAALYGRLYEKN